The nucleotide window AGAACGGGGGCACGCCGAAGCGCAAGCCCGTCATAGGGGGCGATGGGCACAACTTAACATGACCACGACTTCTGCCAAATAGTTCGACGCTTAGCGCACGGTGGCGTACAGACGCCGCCTGCCAAGGCGGTCAGTATCGACGACATCAACGGTTGTCGATCTCGGCCGCCGGCACGCTGGAGAGCACTATGGACAAATCAGGCAAACAACGCACCGGGCAGAAAAGGGACAAGCGAATGCTTGCGCCCCCCGGGCAAAAGAACAAGTTCCCCGAAAAGATGTGGTCGAATCAACATCCCCCGGAAATTACCCATTCGAAACTCGCCGGGAAGTCACCCGCGACGCCACCCGTGCATGCCCACGACACACCGCCTCTGGACGCCGTTGGCGATCAGGCGGCACATGTCGACGACGGCAAGACGCGCTCACAGGATCATCACAAGCAAAACCGTAAGCACTGACAACGAACGGTTGCCTTTGCAGGTATCGTTCGGCGAGGTCGTCATGTCTTACGAAACGCTGTTGTTCATCACACTCATGCTGATTACCGTATCGGCGCAATTCATCTGACGTTCGCAGGCTCAAGCAGGTTGTCCACCCGCACGGGGAATCATGCCCGTGCGTTGGCTTGTCATTTCGTCGGTGACGCGTGATGTTCTGCGGATCTGAAGACGGCGTCCGCGTTCGCCTTCTGCGCGTCGGACATGTTGTTGTACAAGGCCTCGAACGGCGGCACGAGTTTGGTGACTCCGTCGGCATGCATCTGCGCGAGATCGCGATACGACTTCATATCGTCGAGCGCAGTCATCCGGTTCTGATGGTCATTTCTCGATTGCGCTAACGTCGTCATGGTGTCTGCGTTGGCACGCATGACGTCCGCAAAGTCTTTCCACAAAGCTTCTTGTGTGCGCGTGATATGCAGTTTTGTGTGGAGATCGGTAATGCGCGTTTCGATACGGGAGCGCGCGGCCGTGTTCATCAGGTGCGGCGCCCCCGGC belongs to Pandoraea norimbergensis and includes:
- a CDS encoding Spy/CpxP family protein refolding chaperone, translated to MASPFAQAAPMQAGAGTPGAPHLMNTAARSRIETRITDLHTKLHITRTQEALWKDFADVMRANADTMTTLAQSRNDHQNRMTALDDMKSYRDLAQMHADGVTKLVPPFEALYNNMSDAQKANADAVFRSAEHHASPTK